Genomic DNA from Desulfurivibrio alkaliphilus AHT 2:
ATCCTTCTCGTTGGTTTCCCTTTCGCGACCCCAGATGCGGGCCAGAAATCCCTCCCGGCCGGAGCCGATACGGTAGGCCTGGTAGTGGCGGGGGTTTTTACGATAATAAGCCTGGTGATACTCTTCGGCCGGGTAAAAGGGGCCAGCGGGGAGAATGGCCGTCACCAGAGGCCGGCTAAAGATGCCCTGCCGGGCCAGTTCCCGCTTGGATTCTTCCGCCTGGCGGCGTTGCTCTTCATCATGGTAAAAAATGGCCGTTGAGTAGCCCCGCCCCCGGTCGGCAAACTGGCCGTCGGGGTCGGTGGGGTCGATCTGGCGCCAGAAGATATCCAGCAGTTGCCGGTAAGAGATTACCTGGGGGTCGAAGATGATTTCCACCGCCTCGAGATGACCGCCGGCGGCATAATCCTCATAGGTCGGGTCTGGGCTCTGCCCGCCGGTATAGCCGGCGGTCACCGCCAGCACTCCGGCCTGTTGAGCAAAAGGTTTTTCAAGGCACCAGAAACAGCCCCCGGCCAAAATAGCCCGGCCTGGGGCCGTTGCCGTCCGCCCGCCGGCCAGGGCCAGCGTGCTTACGAATACCAATGAAATAAGCAAGACAATGAACAGTAGCTGCATAGCCGGCCTCTTGTGGTGGAAGTTTAATCTTTGTGTCCGGTCTGTCTTGTGAATTTAAGCATTAATCCTGCTACCACAAGAGGGCCGTGATAAAGGAGTTTGGTGGTCCGCTATTTAATGTTTTTGCTTGCCGCCCAGGGTCGCATTGTATAGCCTTTATTAAAGAGGTTTCTTACCTGGTTGCTCGTGTTGCATTGAGCCGGGACGGCATCGGCCGGGAGATTTTTAACAACGTTTGAGGTTTGCCATGACTGATCAACCCATCCCCAAGGCCACCCCCAAGGCCAAGCC
This window encodes:
- the msrB gene encoding peptide-methionine (R)-S-oxide reductase MsrB, with the protein product MQLLFIVLLISLVFVSTLALAGGRTATAPGRAILAGGCFWCLEKPFAQQAGVLAVTAGYTGGQSPDPTYEDYAAGGHLEAVEIIFDPQVISYRQLLDIFWRQIDPTDPDGQFADRGRGYSTAIFYHDEEQRRQAEESKRELARQGIFSRPLVTAILPAGPFYPAEEYHQAYYRKNPRHYQAYRIGSGREGFLARIWGRERETNEKDNLRDRLTPLQYHVTQEDGTEPAFNNKYWDNKREGIYVDIVSGEPLFSSKDKYDSGTGWPSFSRPLVPENIVEHHDRRLFQVRTEVRSRRGDSHLGHVFPDGPPPTGLRYCINSAALRFVPKDELAAQGYAEFSDDL